The region ACATGTTTTTAAGTATCTTTTTTATCATAGTAGTGGTGTTTAATTTTTGCAAATTTGGGGTGTTTATTTTTTGGTTCACTAACGGTATTCAGGGGGTAATAAAAAAATGAGCAATTTTTATTTTTATAAAAACCAGATATAGGTTAGCCCAATAATAAATCCCAATCCAATTATTGAAATAGCTAATAGAAATAATTCTATTCTATCTAAATTTTCAAATAAAAACTTTAAATTACTCATTTTAAAAAAATCTCCTTTTTACATTATAATTACATAAACTAAAATGTTAAGACAAATTTTGAAAAAATATATTCAATTAAAAACAAGGGTTAACCCCTTGTTTTTTAAAAAAACTAAGTTTATCAAAAAACTTAAAAAGGAAAGGTATTTAAAACATTTACAATACGTTTATTTTCATCAATTACAAAAAATGTTGGCGTTGCTTCTACCTTAAAATTACGCAACAAAGAACTTTCAAATCCTTTAAAATCAGAATAATGCCAAATATTTTTATATGATTTAATTTTATCAAGATATTGGTCCTTATTGTTTTCAATTCCAATAGCAACTACCACTTTATTTTTAGCAATTTTCGCCCATTCGTCAGCTTTTCTCATTGCTTCTTCACAATGAGGACAATCGCTAGACCAAAAGATTAATAGAATTTCTTTCGCTTTAATTTGGTGTAAATTAGATATCGATTGATTGTCATTTGATTTCCATTCTATATTTGGACTAACAGAACCAATTTCTAATTTTTTACTAGTATTTTTTTCAAGAACTTTTGCTTCAGATTGTCTTTGAATATTAAATTTTAATATAAGATTGGCATACTTTTCATAAATATAATCTACAATATTGACATAACCAATTTCATTAAAACCGTCTATTAAATAACGAATAGCAAACTCTTGTATTTTATTCGTTGATGAAAATTGAATCATTATTGAATCAATGCTTTTCTTTAAACCTATTTCGACTTCATTGCTATCTAATCCTAGATTTGAATTTAGGTAATACTGTAAATAAATAAGTATATGATCAACAAATATAGGTGTGTTTAATAGGCTTTCATTACTTACCTCAATTTTTTCCCAATATTTTTCATGATTTTCAAAATCAATAATTCTTTGATCGTTTCTAAAATTATCAGAAAAATTAATTGGTTTGTTTTTTATCAATGCACAAGCCCAAGGTAAATTTTTATTTTTTTTTATAAAAAAACTTCTTTCTGATCTTATTTTATTGATATCTTCAAAATAATTCTTTTTAACTCTATTAAAAATATCATCTTTTACACTTGGATAATTTTGTAAAAAAAACTGTTGAATCAAAAGCGCTTTTACTTTTTCTGATTCATTCATTAAAAAATTATAATAAATCGCATTTTCTGTGTTTGATTCAAATAATGGTGAAGGATTAGAAGAATTAAAATCGAAAGTAAATGTTATTTTCTTTTCAGTACCATTTATGATGATATCAAAAAAACTATTCGCTTCAACCTGACTGTACTTTAAACGATAAATACCAGGTTCTATTTTTATAGGCAATTCAATAACAAAAGAACCATCATGTATCTTTGAAGTGGCAACTATATGACTTCCAATATCAAATTTTTCCAAAGAAACCGATGTATATTTGGAATTATTCAAAAAAAGTCCTTGAATAACAATTGTCTCGTTAGCAAAAATAAATTTGCTCATTATAAAAAAGAGAAATATCAATATTTGTTTCAACATATCTAATCTTTTAAACATCTTAATGAATAGGCATTTGCAGGAGACATATTACTTCTTTGTATTCCAACATAAAAATTTAATAATTCTCTATTTACAAAACCAGAAAGATTATGAACAGTATTATATAAGGATAAGGTTGAAGTCCAAAAGCCTGATATTTGATTACTACCCCACATATTAGATCTATCACGATAACCAAATATTAAAACTGAAAAACCCGTTTGATTATTAGGAGCAGTTGGAATTTGCGCGCTTAAAAAAGTACCAGAACCTGTATTTGTTGCTGAGGGAAATGTTCTTGTATTCCAAGACATAAACTTATCTAAATATTGAGAAGGAACTTGTACAAAATCTTCTAAGTATTGCCACTCACAATCACTAGGAACATGCCAACCTACAGGGCAAATACCTCTTCCTCTCTCTATAGCAAGGTAATCATTAATAGTCCATGTTCCAGTCCATAAAGGCAATATATAATTCATTACCGCTTTCCATTGATATAATCTTCCTCTATCTGCAACATATGTGTTTCCATAAAAACCACTCCAACCAATATCTAAATCAGCTCCTGATGGTAGTACTGGTGATGGATAATTTGAAGGAACATTTATCGCATTTCTTCTAAACCAACATTGCCCATTAATATCAACAATAGCTCTTACTGTACCACCATCTATAAAACCCGTTGCTCCTGTCCAATCGTATTCAATGCCCATTGGAGTAGTTAAATCGTCGTTTAACGTTGCACCTACGACAGCGCTACACGGAGTTTTCGATATAATTGTAGTTGGAGAAAAACAAGTATTGAGCTCACCCCCCTCCAAAGCTTCAAGCACAACTTGTGATTTAATACTTTGAAAAAAAAATATAAAAATAAATATAATAAATCTACTCATGAATCCTTAAATAATTAATCTTTTAAACATCTAACTGAGAACGCCGCACCTGGATTAGCTCCTGCTCTTTCTATTCCTACATAAAACCAAAAAAGCTGTCTTCTATAAAAAGTTGACATGTGATGACCTAAAACTAGGTTTTTCGCCGATGATGTCCAAAAAGAGGCATAGCGAGTTATCCCTGAAAATGAATTATCAAAATTTATATCTTTATGACCCGTTAATAAAGCTGAAAAACCCGTTTGATTATTATTTGGAGCGGTTGGTAATCCTGCACTAATAAAAGATCCTGAACCTGTATTTGTTGTTGATGGAAAAGTTCTTGTATTCCAAAACATATCTTGATCCAAATATTGAGAAGGAACTTGGAGGTATTCTTCCATATATTGCCATTCACAATCACTTGGCACATGCCAACCCACAGGACAAATTCCTCTAGAACGCTCGATAGTTGAAAAATCGACACCTCCCCAATTATCTGCAAACAAAACTAAATTCATGGCAGCTTTCCATTGATATAATCTACCATGACCAGCTGTATAGGTGAAATTATAAAAACCACTCCATCCTTGATCACCACCAGGCGCAATTGTTGTAGAAGGGGCAGGATAATTAGAAGGAACATTAATTGCATTTCTTCTAAACCAGCATTGCCCATTGATATCTACTAATGCTCTTACCGTTCCTCCATCAACAAAACCAGTTGCTCCAGTCCAATTATATTCTATTCCCATAGGGGTTGTTAAATCGTCATTTATTGTAGCTCCTGCAATAGCATTGCAAGGTGTTTTTGATATTATAGTTGTGGGTGAAAAACAAGTATTAATTACTCCTCCTTCTAAAGCTTCTAATACAACTTGTGAGAAACTTATATTGATACACAAAAGCAATAAAATTATTTGAATTTTTGATTTCATTTCTAATCTTTTAAACATCGAACTGCCAAAGCATATTTGGCATTAAATCTATATCTCCTAATTCCTATATTACCATAATACAAATTTCTTGCATAGTGAGCTAAACCTGGCATCGGCATTAGAGAGGTATCTCTTGTAGAAGTCCAAAAATCTCCGGTTGCACCTCTATTTTGAAAGGTATCTTCTGTAGTATTGAAACCAGTTAATAATCCTGAAAAACCTGTTGAATTAGTTCCTGAAGTAACATATAATGATAATTTTGAACCTACACTACCCGTTTGTCTTCCAATCAAACTCAAACCTTCAAATTGTTGGTCGGCAATACTCATTCCTAGTGTATTTTCTAAATATTGCCATTCACAATCACTTGGAACATGCCATCCAATAGGACACACTCCTTGAGCTCTTTCATATGTGGCACCATTCATTGCTGCACTCCATTGGTATAATCTTCCTTCATTAGTATAAGGACCACCTTGATAAAAACCACTCCAGCCCACATCTATATCCGCAGGGTCATAATTCCAAATTGGTGACGGATCAAAGTTAGAAGGCAAATTAATTGCATTTCTTTTAAACCAACATTGGTTTCCTATTTCTATTAATGCTTGATTTGTTCCTCCATCAATAAAACCACCAGCACCATTCCAATCATATTCTTTCCCTAAAGGCGTTGAGGCATTATCATTGAGAACAGCACCAACCACTTGCGAACAAGGTGTTTTAGAAATATTTTTATTGGAGCACATAGGATTATTCCATAATTCTCCTTCAAGTGCATTCAATATAACTTGGGAATTGCAGACCGTTGCAATAAAAAGAAACAAAAAAACAAATTTAAGTTTCATCTTTTTAAATTCCATCTCCTGTAATTGTTGTAGTAGAAGCCGTATCTTTTATAACACCCATAGCCGAAAATCGAGCTCTAGCATTTAATCCTCTTGCTGTTTGTAATGTATTTCCAGCACCTGCAACCATAGTTACATTTCCTGTATTTTTTCTTACCACTACACAATTAAATCCTATTGGTAATGTTGATGGTACTGTTACGGTTAAATTTGAAGTTGAATCTACATATACAAAACCTCCATTATCTGTTACTAATAAAGTTGTATTTGCGGTTACTGTTCTGACAGAAGCAACTGAGGCCCCTGAAGGTATCGCTTGAGTACTTAAGTTTCCAGATGCATCTGCAACCACCATTCGAGTTCCAGTTCCTCCTAAATTCTCATGTCTAACTGTTCCATTAGTATGTAATTGTGCAGTTGGTGCGGTTATTGCTATTCCCACATTACCGTTTTGATCTACATTTATTCTTCTATTACCAGCTCCATCAGCTAATACAATATTATTAGATGTTGCCGCCGGTAAACTTACATTAGAACCAATAATTGTATTATTTGAACCTGTACTAATAGTAGTACCTGTATTATGTCCTAAAAATGTATTATTATTACCTGAAGTTATATTGGTTCCAGAATTTTCTCCGATAGCAATATTTCTTGATCCTGAAGTGTTAGAATATAAAGATTGATTTCCTATTGAAACATTGCTACTTCCAGCATTATTTGAAAACAAGGTTTGGTAACCTAAAGAGGTATTATTTTGACCCGTTAAATTATTTAATTGCGACTCATGTCCGACGCTTGTGTTATTAGAAGAGCCTTGATTATTAAACAGACTCGATGAACCTATTGCAACATTATTATTCCCGCTTATGTTTCGTTCTAAAGCCGATTCTCCTATCCCCACATTATTACTACCGGTTTGATTATTAAAAACAGCATTAGTACCTAAAGCAACATTATAAGATCCAGAGAAGTTTCTTTGGAGCGCTGAATATCCAACGCCTACATTGTTATTCCCTCCCAAATTATTAAACAAACTTGAGTTTCCTATTGCCGTGTTCAATATACCCGTTGCGTTTCTAGTTAAGGCATTGTATCCAATAGCAGTATTATAACTTCCCGTTGTGTTTAAACTTAAACCGGCTGTACCCAATGCTACATTTTGTATTCCCGTAGTATTCGTCTCTAAAGCCCCAAATCCAATTCCTATATTATCGTTTCCAGAAGACAAATTCTTCAATGCATTAACACCAATAGCAACTGTTCTTTGGGCCGTTGTGGTAACATTTGACAGGGCTTCTACCCCAAATGAGGTATTCGTAGCAGACAATCTACCAGAAATTAAATTATTTCTTCTAAAAACTAAATCTACATTATCTAGTGTTCCTAAAAAATTGGTAGTTGCATTAGTTCCACTATTACCTTGAATTAACCAACTAGAATCGGCATTCAATCGAATCCAATTTGACCCGTTCCAATAGTAATATCCTGGCAGAACATTATTGGGAAACACACCTGAAGTGGCAGTATTGTATACCATAGTGCCATTAATTAATGCACCTCCTGCAGGATTAACTATAGGCAAAGCTACATTAGATGCCGTTAAGGACACTCTTGGCAATAAAAAGCCTTGTGTTGAAGAATTAACATCTAACGCTCCATTTGGTGTTGTAGTGCCTATTCCTACTTGAGCAAAGGCAACTATGGTATTAAAAACCATAAACGTAAAAAGTAATTTTAATCTCATAATTTAAAGGATAAAATTGTTTCCATAAAATTGAAGCAATTTATACTCTAAAAAAACAAGGGTTAACCCCTGAATTTTATATAAACTTAATATGAAATACGGGATTTACTTATATTTGTAACGCACCACAAATTAAAACAGTAAAATGTTAATAGTTAGAAACTTATACCTCTTCTTGTTTTTGTTGTTATACAGTACAACTGCTTTGAGTATCACTAAAAACACCACATCACAAAAAAACTCAAACAAAGAAAAATTTATTCTTAACTATTACGATACTGTGATAGATTCCCTTACTAGTCACAAATTATTTGACAAAAAAGACATAAATAATGTTTTACAATTAATTAAAGCCTCCCAACAATTAACCGTTTCACAACATTTAAAATTCAACAACTACCTAGCGTATTACCATCTTATTAATTTAAATTTTAAGGAATCCATACAATTTTGCCAAAAGAACCTTTCGTTGCGTTTTCCGAAAAATAAAAACAATGAATTAACAATAGCTTACACCTATTACTTTTATGGTAATTGTTTGTTAAACCAAGGGAATTATAAAAAGGCAATCCAATATTCACAATTTGCTATAAAAACCTTTGAAAAACACAAATTTGTAGACGGTTGGTCTAAATGTAAAATGCTTTTAGCAAATATCTATTTCTATTTAAAATCTTATAAAGATGCAGAAAACGAAATCAATGAAGGGATTCAAC is a window of Flavobacterium indicum GPTSA100-9 = DSM 17447 DNA encoding:
- a CDS encoding TlpA family protein disulfide reductase; the protein is MSKFIFANETIVIQGLFLNNSKYTSVSLEKFDIGSHIVATSKIHDGSFVIELPIKIEPGIYRLKYSQVEANSFFDIIINGTEKKITFTFDFNSSNPSPLFESNTENAIYYNFLMNESEKVKALLIQQFFLQNYPSVKDDIFNRVKKNYFEDINKIRSERSFFIKKNKNLPWACALIKNKPINFSDNFRNDQRIIDFENHEKYWEKIEVSNESLLNTPIFVDHILIYLQYYLNSNLGLDSNEVEIGLKKSIDSIMIQFSSTNKIQEFAIRYLIDGFNEIGYVNIVDYIYEKYANLILKFNIQRQSEAKVLEKNTSKKLEIGSVSPNIEWKSNDNQSISNLHQIKAKEILLIFWSSDCPHCEEAMRKADEWAKIAKNKVVVAIGIENNKDQYLDKIKSYKNIWHYSDFKGFESSLLRNFKVEATPTFFVIDENKRIVNVLNTFPF
- a CDS encoding FISUMP domain-containing protein; protein product: MSRFIIFIFIFFFQSIKSQVVLEALEGGELNTCFSPTTIISKTPCSAVVGATLNDDLTTPMGIEYDWTGATGFIDGGTVRAIVDINGQCWFRRNAINVPSNYPSPVLPSGADLDIGWSGFYGNTYVADRGRLYQWKAVMNYILPLWTGTWTINDYLAIERGRGICPVGWHVPSDCEWQYLEDFVQVPSQYLDKFMSWNTRTFPSATNTGSGTFLSAQIPTAPNNQTGFSVLIFGYRDRSNMWGSNQISGFWTSTLSLYNTVHNLSGFVNRELLNFYVGIQRSNMSPANAYSLRCLKD
- a CDS encoding fibrobacter succinogenes major paralogous domain-containing protein → MKSKIQIILLLLCINISFSQVVLEALEGGVINTCFSPTTIISKTPCNAIAGATINDDLTTPMGIEYNWTGATGFVDGGTVRALVDINGQCWFRRNAINVPSNYPAPSTTIAPGGDQGWSGFYNFTYTAGHGRLYQWKAAMNLVLFADNWGGVDFSTIERSRGICPVGWHVPSDCEWQYMEEYLQVPSQYLDQDMFWNTRTFPSTTNTGSGSFISAGLPTAPNNNQTGFSALLTGHKDINFDNSFSGITRYASFWTSSAKNLVLGHHMSTFYRRQLFWFYVGIERAGANPGAAFSVRCLKD
- a CDS encoding fibrobacter succinogenes major paralogous domain-containing protein, with product MKLKFVFLFLFIATVCNSQVILNALEGELWNNPMCSNKNISKTPCSQVVGAVLNDNASTPLGKEYDWNGAGGFIDGGTNQALIEIGNQCWFKRNAINLPSNFDPSPIWNYDPADIDVGWSGFYQGGPYTNEGRLYQWSAAMNGATYERAQGVCPIGWHVPSDCEWQYLENTLGMSIADQQFEGLSLIGRQTGSVGSKLSLYVTSGTNSTGFSGLLTGFNTTEDTFQNRGATGDFWTSTRDTSLMPMPGLAHYARNLYYGNIGIRRYRFNAKYALAVRCLKD
- a CDS encoding beta strand repeat-containing protein, with the translated sequence MRLKLLFTFMVFNTIVAFAQVGIGTTTPNGALDVNSSTQGFLLPRVSLTASNVALPIVNPAGGALINGTMVYNTATSGVFPNNVLPGYYYWNGSNWIRLNADSSWLIQGNSGTNATTNFLGTLDNVDLVFRRNNLISGRLSATNTSFGVEALSNVTTTAQRTVAIGVNALKNLSSGNDNIGIGFGALETNTTGIQNVALGTAGLSLNTTGSYNTAIGYNALTRNATGILNTAIGNSSLFNNLGGNNNVGVGYSALQRNFSGSYNVALGTNAVFNNQTGSNNVGIGESALERNISGNNNVAIGSSSLFNNQGSSNNTSVGHESQLNNLTGQNNTSLGYQTLFSNNAGSSNVSIGNQSLYSNTSGSRNIAIGENSGTNITSGNNNTFLGHNTGTTISTGSNNTIIGSNVSLPAATSNNIVLADGAGNRRINVDQNGNVGIAITAPTAQLHTNGTVRHENLGGTGTRMVVADASGNLSTQAIPSGASVASVRTVTANTTLLVTDNGGFVYVDSTSNLTVTVPSTLPIGFNCVVVRKNTGNVTMVAGAGNTLQTARGLNARARFSAMGVIKDTASTTTITGDGI